One Gadus chalcogrammus isolate NIFS_2021 chromosome 7, NIFS_Gcha_1.0, whole genome shotgun sequence genomic window, GAGTCCGGAGATGGAGAAAGTTAATCCAGCTGCTAGCTAGCTGGCTAGCGCAGTAGATGGTCcaggagtgagggaggagaagagtaAAACCGGGTGCAGCAATGACCGATGAAGTTGAAGGAATACGGATATGTAGACGGATATGTAGAcgggaacaaaacaaaacactagAAACGACTAACGACTAACAAAACACGAACGATTGGGACAGAAGCGGCAGTCAACAAACTAGACGCCAGCGTTGCTCTAGCCCAATGTGTGGTTTGGAATTTGGCTGTAATGATCCTTGAATTGATGGGTTCCCAGCTGATCAGGGCCCTCTGTGCTTCTTTGGACAACATGAATGCTACTCCCTGAGTGTGTGGTGCAGAGTCATCTGGATGTCCAGAGTAGAGGATGGTCTCTCCACTCGCCAGCTTGACCTGCCCTGACTGGAGCCACCTGGTTTCTCCCAGACCAAGGAGAGATATTTTATATCTCCTCATTTCCTCCTCTATCATTGCTGCCTTTCCCCCAGCGTACATGGTCCTCACGTTCCATGTTGCTATGTTTGTGGGTCGCCTTGAGGTCAGAAGCAGTTTCGGACGTGCTGTCTCCTTTCGGTTTTCCAGGCACGTCGTCATCATCTCTTTAGCTTGAGGTGCTGTAGAGGCTTCTTTCCCAAGGGGTAAGGATTTCTTGGGTTTCATCGATGTTTTGGTAGCTATTCTGTTTTTACGGGGTGGGATCGCTGGCCCCACGCCCAACCCCCATCTAAGGGGGAGTGTTTTGGAGTTGACTTGTTAGTCCTCTTCCCTCGCCTATTGTCCTCCAGGTAATAGATTACAGTCTCATACCACGTGAGGCCAGACAGGCTTTAGGTCGTGTACAAGCTGTCTCGGCACGTCAAGCCCAACCAACTCCTGCTACTGTGTAATGAAAGCTGCCCGcggcctggctattgccagaccaaaaTCAATCATAGATTGCATGGCAAATTCAAATTGCCGGTGTGGGTgtcggattgactcggctgccagatcgactcggggtcctagatgcgcaataatgacgcacttcctgtaaacgctgGCTTTTAAATGCGCGTTTTATATAAAAGAGGatcggttaactccattcactgaacggggcgatccactttatttccagcgctcccaacacagagtcaaaacaaCGACCCACACTCAGACACTTCCGTTCGCCTCCTTCAGAATtagagtccctaacaggaactgggttacatatgcattcatcagtgcttttatacgtgtttccaatggctttgtttgtgcgaaggaacgggctgcgttcagtgaaatcaaaaccaaaacagattgagccttctttttatgtccatgattgattcccgtttataaacaacccttccgaGTTTTGTCAGTTGGCgtgtgtcgatacgtcaagggtcgatacgtcatctgtaagtgcaggaccccgagtcgatctggcagccgagtcaatccggTACCCACTCCTGCAGAACGGATTGGGGGTACCCAGTCAGGAACAGAGAATATATGACACAACTTGTATTAACAATATAAACAGTATAATAATGACGAAGGTTATAAGATGTAAGAAACCCGCTAAACTATTTTGTAACCATTGCGAAAAAGTTTGTAATGGTAGGGATTCGCAACTGGCAGCCCTCatgcatcctcactcagtgtgGCATAcagatacaaataaatataatggacattttatctatatatatatttttttaattaatttaatatatattttaaacacTCATTATACTGTTCACCGATAGAGGGCGCTTCCAATGCAAAACATCTCAGGGCCCTGGGCCTTCCCCATGAGCGAGGAATAAAGACAGAGAGCCATGGCAATGAGCAGTGCaaaaattaaaagaaaactCAGTCAAGAAAACCGTACCTTTCAGTCAAGATGGGAAGCAGAGTATCTGTTCATataattcaaaggcaaacccatgcgtctagtttgcttagaaacaaTAAGATATTGGGTGGGAAAAACACCACTGTTTGGAAGATTTTGTGGATGTTAGGACTTTTACAGGAGAGAAAAACCATTCACTTGAATTATTATAACAAAGAATTAATAACAAAAGCATTTTCGTGAGCTGTCCGCGATGCTGGAGGTCCTAGGATGTCCATGGTCACTGGGGTACATAACTGGTTAACATTTGGGAACCACTGCAGGTAGAGATGAGTTCTTCTTCCTTCAAACGGAGGGGCTTCTACAAAAAACGAAAAATTCATTACTGCAAGAATGGCAAGAGTCCCCCGGGTTGTGGGTATGATCAACTGTTTCCGATACCCCACATTCATCATATAAGCCATCAATGTCACCCTACCAACAACAATGTGGACTACACTCCTGTACACCAAAACCATTAATATGCCAACCCCAGTTTCCTCCTTCCTGCAACAACCCGCCTTCTGCTTCCAGAGAAGCTGGATACCGTTTTCTTCCTGCATAATGATACAGGTCCTGGCCGGGTATAAAGAACTATCAGATGATAACataatgctaataataatactatattGTGGGATATATACAATTGCTCGTATACTCCCTGTGTTGGGGTCCACTCTGTGTATATCAGAATCACATGCATACTGTTTTTCTCATTATGTGTTTCTCAGGAGTGTCCCATTTATGTCAGATTGTTACAAATATCTGACTTTCTACATGTGGTGGACTCAATGGACTCATTTACAGTTTATGCTACCAACTGTAGAACGACAAGAAACATAGGTGCACCTACATCCACCCCATGTCCCCAAGCATTTATTTAGTTATGCTGCAGTTTGAATACTGAGAAGTTACCTCTATGTCTAGGCCTATATAGTGTTTTTGTAATACTGAACATCTTTGCATTAGTATGTGTACATGAAATTGCCTTGACGACTGTATATGTCCATGGTGCCAGCCAATAAGAAGCTAAAGGGTCTAAAAAGGCAAACAACAAACGAACCACTTGGGGCATTAATGACCTCGCTTCCAAAACTGTCCTGTGAACGAAGAAGACACTCGTGGAGGAAGTGACGCATAAGGTAAATACGGAAGTTTAATTCGACAGACCGATAGAAAAGACGATGTCCTCAACAGAGACCGATGATTATGTCAGCAAATGTGGCTGTAAAGGAATCCGAAGTTGTCTGTTATGTGAGCGACTGAAGGAGGAATACATATTAAACGGGAGCGAAGAGAAGgtatatgtttatataaaataaaacttAACTTTAGACGGAGGGAGTTATTTTAAACGCTGGCAATTAATATTCCTTCTGACATTCAGCAGTTCATAAGCCACCATGTGATTATTTCTACGCTATGTGGCACTTTGTTCCCGGCCTACATCACTCTTGACACTTTATGTTTTATCCATCCTCTTTTGGTGCACacttattttgtgtttgtgcctttAACTGTGAACAACAGAGAGATTGCAGTTGTTTTAACATGAACATTAATTGATTTGTATAGCCCCTAACCACAGTGTCGGTCTcaagtaaaacaaaacaaagcatttatttaatgtctATGACATTTAAACAATCACACGAGCACCGGTTTTTCCATCTGTGTCACCTAAACGTGTGTTGCCCTTCCAGGTTAAACTGCAATTCTGCTACGATCCCTTGCTAAAATCAGCAGTACGTAAGGATGGAgaacctccatccctcccctttCCAGGTGTCCTCCTCTGGGAAGACTTCCTGTCcaaacaggaggaggaagagcttgTACACGAGATGGACAAAAACATCTGGAGCCCGTCCCAGTCGGGACGCAAAAAACAGGTTGTGTTTTACAATCAATCTACATTTATGCAGCGCTCTGTATAcctttttttatcacattttgGCGTGCATTATTCTTTGAACCATGATTTCGTCTATAACACCAACATATACTGATATGTTGGTGTATTGGTATATATaccaataaatatattaataaatatattcaaAGAAAACCAACCAACCTAAACTACATTTACTGTTATCAGGACTTTGGGCCCAAGGTCAACTTCAAGAAGCGGAAGGTGCGTCTGGGCAGTTTCCAGGGCCTGCCAGCCATCAGCCGGCCCCTGGTGGAGAGGATGGTTCAGCAGCCCATCCTGGAGGGCTTTCAGCCTGTGGAGCAATGCAACCTAGACTACCACCCCGGGCGTGGCTCCTCCATCGACCCGCACCTGGACGACTCCTGGCTGTGGGGCGAGCGCCTGGTGACCGTCAACATGCTCTCGGACAGCGTGCTCACCATGTCCCTCCCAGCAGCGCAGGCACTAGAACTCAGACTAGGGAGCGAGGACACAAACCGTGACGAGGATGACCAGGAGGTACAGGTGGCCGTCCGTCTCCCCCGCAGGTCGCTGCTGGTGCTATACGGCGAGGCACGCCACAAATGGAAACACGCCATTCACAGGAGGGACGTCCCGGCACGCCGGCTGTGCAGCACGTACCGAGAGCTGTCGAGCGAGTTCCTGCCAGGGGGGCCGCAGGCAGAGGTGGGGCTGCGGCTGCTGGACGTGGCCCTTAGCTTCAGCCACACCGCCAGTTGACGGGACGCAACTGGCGGTGTGCGGGACGCACATTTAAGGACTAGTGACTGTTTTTAACTTTTGAACTGCCACTCGAGCACTCTGCTCTTTAGTTTTTTTGCGAGTTACATGTACACAGGCCTTTGTGTATCCAACACTGAAGAATAAGACTAAGAGGTTTCTTAAAGATTACATTAATCATAACAGTAATAATGGGACCTAATCATTTAATCTTGACTCACTTCGTGTCACcagtggaaaaaaaatattcagtACAAATTACTGCAATAGCATTACAAAAAATGTacaataaacaataacaaaaatgtTCTGTTTCCAAAGTCTGTTTGACCTTTTAAGGCATCAAAAGGTTGACGTGTGATACTGATACATGTTAGATGTACTGGTTTTACTTCATCAACTTTATCAACAAACTTGAATGTACAAGCAAGGCATAATTGCAGCAGTTGGAgccataataaaaataaactactaATATTTGTAGAACCTTCAACAAGCTCATCAGTCATGTCCTGAAATAACcatattattattgtatgaGAGATTTATGAATCGGAATAGCGATACTTATAATAGTTCATATAGGCTGTGTTATTGTCAAAATGACAGACCTGTTTCTTTGGTTTGAGTAAAAGCTGCTGCTATGTTCTTCACGTCACTCATTATCAAAGCACTTAATGGGACTAATCTATTAACTGGCGATATTTATGTCAGCAGACTATGGATTTGTTTGTGCTAGTCTAACCGGCAGTAATCTCCTagaaatattattaatatcaaCTGACAGAACTTGTCTTACAGTTTAGTAGCAATTGCTAAAGCTGTATTATTATGTTTgctaaatgttttttgttgtggttttccCCATTGTTAAGGAAAGGGAATTCATTGATTTGATTGCTTTAATGTTGGATATAAAACCATCAGAAGACCTTTAAACAAACGTGCACGATAGCTATAGTGTTAacaattgtattgaattgtattGAGATTGTTTAAGATGTGTTATTTCTGTTTAGTGATATATAAGGTTTATACTGAGACTGCATTATTTAGTTTCACTGCCTTCCGTTATTCTTTTCGTGGCAATCTGACATTCAATTAGTAAATATGAATATGACATGCCAGTCGTTTGTTTCTGGTGCTGTTAAGACTTTTAAaagattataattattttttaaagatagaACGTGTGTCTCTTGCACGAGCCTCCACGCCCTGACGTGACGTACCACGCATACGACACAATGTAGAAGCTCAGTGTACAGTGTTGCCAGTTGGGGAAGGAAATctgacccaatctggcaacactggctggTGCGCGCTggagccagtgttgccagattgggccaatttctcgcccaatctggcaacactgttaGTGGATGACAAGTCCAGATATCCACCGGAGAAGACCGGAGAAACGGCACGGCGATAGACTCGCCCTTGTTATCAAGGCTCCCATCTCTTCCGTGTTGGCAGTCATTGTAACACACCGGTCGTCATTCATGCGCTTATGGATCCGAAAATAAACTGCTTCAAAAAGGGGTGGTCCTCCGTGGTGTAGAGGAGTCGAGAGAGCATTTTAAAGGTTAGCTCGTTAGCCTAGCATCCATCGCATCCAGCTGAACCGATCCCTTCGTCGGCGAGCAGCTCGGTCGTCAGAGGACCTACAGGGTATGGTCGGTCACAATACACTGCTGAGAATGTGCAGCAGAGTCCACCACTGCTCGGAGTGAAATACGTGTCCAGAATTAACATTCGCTGACGAACCAGAAGCCCCGGGGCTGACCCCCGGTAGGCGACCGAAGCATGGCCGGGAACCCTAGGAGGGGCGCGGGGCTGATCGGGCTGATGAAGGACGCCTTCCAGCCCCACcagcagccgctgcagccccaCCAGCCGCCCGTGGTCGACAAGAAAATGGTCGAGAAATGCTGGAAACTAATGGACAAGGTAAAGCGATGTCCATGACTTAATGATAAACATAGACACATCAACACTGTATTGATGGTGTAAACAATGGGGCATTGTTTTACCCCTCAATACTCTGTCCATTGGAAGGAATCTGTAGCATTCGAAAGGGATGATGGGCATTAATGTGGGCAATTTGTTCAAGTCACCTTGTTTTATTGCTTAGATTGTTTGCATGAAGgccacgtttgcaacgtttaagaCTGGCGTTTGTCATGTTTCCTAATTCGGCTTTTGCATTTTCCAATACAATACACGAGTAGGGTTTAGGATTGAGAATTGTGTTAGTCTGCAGTGCAACTGTTGACATCAGATATGATTAGTGCATGGACTCATGAATTCTTATTAACGACACTTCATACCAATTGgctatttttatattttggaTTTTTGCATATATTATTATGAGAGATATGTCATTGGATAGAGTCATGCAAATTATAACCATATGTATTGGTAGACATTGCCGATGTGGGAACCAAAGCGTTTATTATAaacaaacattaacattgttTTACGTCAATGCGTTAATTAGTCACTTACACGGTGGAGTAAAGCAATGGATGGTTGCAGCTGTAATCGTCTTAATTCTCACTTTATCACTTAGCTAATCATAACATTGCCTAatccagtggttcccaaccttttggGACTCATCACCATGGATCTTCCCTACCAGAGATTCAAGGCACACCGACTTAAAGTTGTTGGGCAGGATTAAGAAAAATGTCCCATCAATTATTAGGTTATTATGTTATAGAACTAGGATATTTGCGATTGGCAATATAGCCTACATCAGACCGTCTCACGTGGatactggtaaaaaaaaatggcaaGCAATTCAATTATTTGTCAAATTTATATTGATACCGAGCAAAAACTTGTGTAACATAGTACATTTAAAGATTATTTAAGCAAATCATAAATAGTACCTATTTTATTAGTAATCTAGACCTATTTAAGCGTTATGTATTAAGTTGCACAAGATTTTGTCTTTCACTGGCAAGATGGTCAATTAGTTCCATCTTAATAAATGGACTTCACTCATGATAACATTATTGTTATCATGAGTAACATTATTGTATCCAGTGTCCCAGAGGGATTCTAGCACCATGAACGTGTACTCCTGGATACTTGAAGGACAAGGCCATCTTAGTTGTTTAATATGCTTGAACTCCATGTTAACGTCTATTCATTTCCACTGACATCGAAAGGAACATTTCCTTAATTTGATTCCTATAAAGTCTGTCTCTTTCACAGTATTTGTTGTTGAGGAAAACCAATCCAAAATGTTGGCAGAAATCTCTGCTtcactaaaaaataattaaGGGAATCTGAAGTGATAACCGAAAAGCCAACGTTTACTATCCATACTGTCAGTGTGCAATGGACACTTTGGTTAGTAGGCTACAGAAGTCAGAACAATCAAACACCCGTTGGCACTGGGATAGCTTTGTTACTACTATGCTTAATAATCACTGGACCTATTGATCAATTAAAGAAAGATGATTATGTGTGTCGTTAACAGACAgagcttattattattatttatgctaACCTTAAAAGAGGTTGAAAATTATGGTAGTATGACTTTTTATGGGAAATTGGAAAAGTGCCCTTTTCTTTTCACCAACCACTACAAGCACTACAGTGGTTGTATTATTGAGAGTGGGTGTAAGAAGAGCACAATAAGTATTCATTAGTGGCCAATCCCCGCATCGTTCCTTTATGGTTGTAGAGGTTAGACTAGAATGTAGGAACAGTTACATGTTGAGAGAATATAGTAGTTTACAGATAACTGTTCACCCCCATGAAACATCTATTGTAAGAGTTTACATTAGTCATTAAGCTGTATTCTAAAGGAGGCAATATATCATCCAAATATTGGTTTCAACAGTAAGGAGCTCCGAAGTAGGGGGATTACTTTCATTCAGTGCCATTGATTTGTGGCAATGATTCAACagaaatgtataataatattcAGAAAAGAATATTAGTAGTGAGACGACACACTATTTTCTATATATGTCCCTGCTCAACATTTCACATGCTTTTTTGTTTACAGCTTTTCAAATTGTAAGACTAGTAGAGACAGAAACTTTTAGccttaccctaacccagacCACAAGTTTAGTCGAATTTGATTCTTTAATTGAAACATAAACAAGATATATGTCTTTGCATGATCTTTTTACCCTTTATCCTCTGGTTAGAAAATACTGGCTATTTGTGAAAAAAAGCAAAGACGTTTTGGTAtcaaatacagacattccacaACATCAAATCCATAATACAAAGGCCTCCTTGAATTGGGGTAATTAGCCTATGAATTAAACGCTTTTCTAATTCCCCCAACAGGTGGTCCGCCTGTGCCAGAACCCCAAGGTTGCGTTGAAGAACAGCCCGCCGTACA contains:
- the alkbh4 gene encoding alpha-ketoglutarate-dependent dioxygenase alkB homolog 4 — encoded protein: MSSTETDDYVSKCGCKGIRSCLLCERLKEEYILNGSEEKVKLQFCYDPLLKSAVRKDGEPPSLPFPGVLLWEDFLSKQEEEELVHEMDKNIWSPSQSGRKKQDFGPKVNFKKRKVRLGSFQGLPAISRPLVERMVQQPILEGFQPVEQCNLDYHPGRGSSIDPHLDDSWLWGERLVTVNMLSDSVLTMSLPAAQALELRLGSEDTNRDEDDQEVQVAVRLPRRSLLVLYGEARHKWKHAIHRRDVPARRLCSTYRELSSEFLPGGPQAEVGLRLLDVALSFSHTAS